A single Leptospira barantonii DNA region contains:
- a CDS encoding LIC_10230 family protein encodes MKTKLAQIIPFIILFFCLVNISFEPIFYDPRDMDSMEALLEGSGRELAPQWGIERGLISKIRLTSKVMEELNEKTIPADAQLEATVDRMNRILLGQKIMLFIYGFLIFLSVTSFLTLYYKAWFYSFLNRSLYLISVLPVLMSLQHPVRSIQQTPIIGSIASLFLFALTILLIYMIFGISKVYDSKTADRFSVLQSAQNGEEGEIQSSSSSKISWIPVLFHFAAIMFAGILLGNLIYIPIFLLQKHYSFEFGILLIFLLMLMMLFYIRNYFRMGKSDELTSTGNITLSVSYLQFRVIRNTIFITFAILGVILFVVLLFTILSMNTWVLDFASSKGL; translated from the coding sequence ATGAAAACAAAACTCGCTCAGATCATTCCTTTTATCATTTTATTCTTTTGTCTCGTGAACATCTCCTTTGAACCGATCTTTTACGATCCGAGAGATATGGATTCTATGGAGGCGCTTCTCGAAGGTTCGGGAAGGGAACTCGCTCCTCAGTGGGGAATCGAAAGAGGTTTAATTTCAAAAATACGACTCACTTCCAAGGTTATGGAAGAATTGAACGAGAAGACGATCCCCGCGGACGCTCAGCTCGAAGCCACCGTGGACAGAATGAATCGAATTCTTCTCGGTCAAAAGATCATGTTGTTTATTTACGGATTTCTAATATTCTTATCCGTAACATCCTTTCTAACGCTCTACTACAAGGCTTGGTTCTATTCCTTTTTGAATCGAAGTTTATATTTGATTTCAGTTCTTCCGGTTCTGATGTCCTTACAACATCCGGTTCGGAGCATTCAACAAACTCCGATCATCGGATCGATCGCTTCTCTGTTTTTGTTCGCATTAACGATTTTGTTAATCTACATGATTTTTGGGATTTCGAAGGTTTACGATAGCAAAACCGCGGATCGTTTTTCCGTGCTTCAGTCCGCTCAAAACGGGGAAGAAGGAGAAATTCAATCCTCTTCTTCCTCTAAAATCTCCTGGATTCCCGTTTTGTTTCATTTTGCGGCGATTATGTTCGCGGGAATTCTTTTAGGAAACCTGATCTACATTCCGATTTTTCTTCTTCAAAAACACTACTCGTTCGAATTCGGAATTCTTCTGATATTTCTTTTGATGCTGATGATGCTTTTTTATATCCGCAATTATTTCAGAATGGGAAAAAGCGACGAACTGACTTCGACCGGAAACATTACGTTATCCGTAAGTTATCTTCAGTTCAGAGTTATTCGGAATACGATCTTTATCACTTTCGCGATTTTGGGTGTGATCCTTTTTGTCGTTCTTCTGTTTACGATTCTTTCGATGAACACCTGGGTTCTGGACTTCGCGTCCAGCAAAGGTTTGTGA
- a CDS encoding ATP--guanido phosphotransferase, with amino-acid sequence MPSSETCIYCGTTSTVWNQKGKIGCAYCLKIFRKEYQAHLRQKDFEFSSRFLQGAELKNFLRFESLSESEKILELDRISPPFTFRLRIGRNLKGRIYPTATKSAGVPTQILKEFLTQTLNIDPTLLNHKELPARIPWGEGNLFFGDEDHLRWETLAPTVSELFRQIENSPLEKWENQKLFDYDPDFGYVTSCPTNAGSGTKISLKLSMKSWKNQNSPSFKVPGFLEFYLENSSEFAVFYLKNFAFSQKNSFLNLVYYLALQVEPAL; translated from the coding sequence ATGCCTTCTTCCGAAACTTGTATCTATTGTGGAACGACCTCAACGGTCTGGAATCAAAAAGGAAAAATCGGTTGCGCCTATTGCCTCAAAATTTTCCGCAAAGAATACCAAGCCCATCTCAGACAAAAGGACTTTGAATTTTCTTCCCGATTTTTGCAGGGCGCGGAGCTGAAGAATTTTCTTCGTTTCGAATCCCTTTCCGAGTCGGAAAAGATTCTCGAGTTGGATCGGATTTCTCCTCCGTTTACGTTTCGGTTGAGAATCGGGCGTAACCTAAAAGGGAGAATCTATCCGACTGCGACAAAGAGCGCCGGAGTTCCGACCCAAATCCTAAAAGAATTCCTAACGCAGACTTTAAACATAGACCCTACGCTTCTTAACCACAAAGAATTACCCGCTCGAATTCCTTGGGGAGAAGGAAATCTATTCTTCGGAGACGAGGACCATCTTCGTTGGGAAACCTTAGCCCCGACGGTTTCGGAATTATTTCGACAAATCGAAAATTCTCCCTTAGAAAAATGGGAGAATCAAAAACTTTTTGACTACGATCCGGACTTCGGTTATGTCACCTCCTGTCCGACCAATGCTGGTTCGGGAACAAAAATCAGCTTAAAGCTCTCGATGAAGTCCTGGAAGAATCAAAATTCTCCGTCGTTTAAGGTTCCCGGCTTTTTGGAGTTTTACCTTGAGAATTCATCCGAATTCGCAGTTTTTTATCTAAAAAATTTTGCTTTTTCTCAAAAAAATTCCTTTTTAAATTTAGTTTATTATTTAGCCTTACAGGTGGAACCGGCGTTGTAA
- a CDS encoding ABC transporter permease has translation MKSNLFRGSLIFLVTSRYIRGSRVAGLLSLKSRLSFIVMTVGVSLLIVVLSIFNGFQRQVKESLWQGGPHITIENNFDSGDIQNYEKIVSWLSKNPYLKDRIVSIGGSITSHGLIQNSNSFIPIMVRALPVENIQDLIGNKLPNFPRIVHHNREEIVKYNVDNQVLIGKEMAGLYNFDLGANLTMAVPGGRFSLGKGVDVSIKTFRTVGFFKTGYYNYDTHYVFLSLPVAQRFFNLKNSVNQIAIKVKSLDDLQNCKREILKEFRDPEFENEIGYSASFSVRTIAEEQENFFTALKLEKTIISIIVFLFIILAALGMVASVYSLVRAKRKSIGVLKALGLPSSGILLIFTLNAMVVGVLASLVGGVSGIFIAGNLETIVNGLSELINMVGFYFYHSEWTNVELVPKDVYYFDHIPVDIDISFIFMVTTAATILSGIAGYFPARWAAGLNPVDTIRND, from the coding sequence ATGAAGTCAAATTTGTTCCGGGGTTCTTTGATATTTCTGGTAACCTCCCGTTATATTCGGGGTTCCCGGGTCGCTGGTCTCCTCTCATTAAAGTCTAGACTATCGTTCATCGTTATGACGGTCGGAGTTTCTCTTTTGATCGTCGTCTTATCTATCTTCAACGGTTTTCAAAGACAGGTTAAAGAATCTCTTTGGCAAGGCGGACCTCATATCACGATCGAAAACAATTTCGATTCCGGCGATATTCAAAATTATGAAAAGATAGTTTCTTGGTTAAGTAAGAATCCTTATTTAAAAGATAGAATTGTTTCCATCGGCGGAAGCATCACAAGTCACGGTTTAATTCAAAACAGCAATTCGTTTATTCCCATTATGGTTCGCGCTCTTCCCGTTGAAAATATTCAGGACCTGATCGGAAACAAACTTCCCAACTTCCCGAGAATCGTTCATCACAACCGCGAAGAAATCGTAAAATACAACGTAGACAATCAGGTATTGATCGGCAAGGAAATGGCCGGTCTTTATAACTTCGATCTCGGAGCCAATTTGACGATGGCCGTTCCGGGCGGAAGATTCTCCTTAGGAAAGGGAGTGGACGTTTCCATCAAAACGTTTAGAACCGTCGGATTTTTTAAAACCGGTTATTATAACTACGATACACATTACGTTTTTCTTTCGCTTCCAGTCGCACAACGTTTCTTTAATTTAAAGAATTCCGTGAATCAGATCGCGATCAAAGTTAAGTCTTTGGACGATTTACAAAATTGTAAAAGAGAAATCCTAAAAGAATTCAGAGATCCCGAATTCGAAAACGAAATCGGTTACTCCGCTTCTTTCAGCGTAAGAACGATCGCGGAAGAACAGGAAAACTTTTTCACCGCGTTGAAGTTGGAAAAGACGATCATCTCTATTATAGTTTTCTTATTTATCATTCTTGCCGCTTTGGGAATGGTCGCGAGCGTTTACAGTTTGGTAAGAGCGAAACGAAAATCGATCGGAGTTTTGAAAGCGCTCGGTCTTCCTTCTTCGGGAATCTTATTGATCTTTACTTTGAACGCGATGGTTGTCGGAGTTCTTGCTTCTCTTGTCGGAGGAGTTTCGGGAATTTTTATCGCGGGCAATTTGGAAACGATCGTAAACGGACTTTCCGAACTCATCAACATGGTCGGATTTTATTTTTATCATTCCGAGTGGACCAACGTAGAATTGGTTCCGAAGGACGTTTATTATTTCGATCACATTCCGGTCGATATAGACATTTCATTCATTTTTATGGTGACGACGGCCGCTACGATTTTATCGGGAATCGCGGGCTATTTCCCGGCGCGATGGGCGGCCGGACTCAATCCTGTGGATACGATAAGGAACGACTAA
- a CDS encoding tetratricopeptide repeat protein, whose protein sequence is MQIAMNTKYYLLFFAVVFSFQCSFQKRTDAHLSNSYEAIDMPEIYAQTIDYEKLSGSGIGLYFNPYRLNLRVPENISEISDFNKTFLTDSYARLKTLPSFYMAQFTHEFSYQKDSQKIKIFFPKEFLSTLKGYAGREKEISTNVIFAFYNTFDKTNYLFLDGINGEFSEESYKFHIYNTYMKKGMENNKAGQYAEAIQNFDKVISLQPENEFPYYNRGNSYNALKIFDRAIESYTKAISIDPNFTLAYMNRALVYRAVQKYDQALVDINKAVELDPGFHDGYYNKGLILESLKRYDESHQNFKKAYSLNKSNHDALIMGALSAYKKRDHKEAILLSNQYLKLYPKSGLGFYIRGLSTIAEGDKSKGCADLSKARNAGYEGDVCG, encoded by the coding sequence TTGCAAATTGCTATGAATACAAAATATTACCTTCTCTTTTTTGCGGTTGTCTTTTCGTTTCAATGTTCTTTCCAAAAAAGAACGGATGCACACCTATCGAATTCTTATGAAGCGATCGATATGCCGGAAATATACGCGCAAACAATCGATTATGAAAAATTAAGCGGCTCCGGCATCGGACTCTATTTTAATCCGTATCGTTTAAATCTTAGAGTTCCTGAAAATATATCTGAAATTTCAGATTTTAATAAAACGTTCCTAACCGACTCTTACGCGCGTTTAAAAACCTTACCTTCCTTTTATATGGCCCAATTTACGCACGAATTCTCGTATCAAAAAGACAGTCAAAAAATTAAGATATTCTTTCCGAAAGAATTCCTTTCCACGCTTAAAGGTTATGCAGGACGAGAGAAAGAAATTTCGACTAACGTGATCTTTGCGTTCTACAATACTTTTGACAAAACGAATTATCTATTTCTGGACGGAATAAACGGCGAATTCAGCGAAGAATCGTATAAATTCCATATTTACAATACGTATATGAAAAAGGGTATGGAAAACAATAAGGCCGGTCAATATGCGGAGGCGATTCAAAACTTTGATAAAGTGATTAGCCTGCAACCGGAAAATGAATTCCCATACTACAATCGTGGTAACTCATATAACGCTCTTAAAATTTTCGATCGTGCGATCGAAAGTTATACAAAAGCCATATCCATCGATCCTAACTTTACTCTCGCTTACATGAACAGAGCATTGGTTTACCGAGCAGTTCAAAAATACGATCAAGCGTTGGTTGATATTAACAAAGCCGTAGAACTGGATCCGGGCTTTCACGACGGATACTATAACAAGGGTCTCATCCTGGAATCTCTTAAGAGATATGATGAAAGTCATCAAAATTTTAAGAAAGCCTACTCTCTGAATAAATCCAATCACGATGCTTTGATCATGGGCGCATTATCCGCTTACAAAAAACGCGACCATAAGGAAGCAATTCTTCTTTCGAATCAGTATTTAAAACTTTATCCTAAAAGCGGTCTCGGATTTTATATTCGTGGATTATCGACGATTGCCGAAGGGGATAAATCCAAGGGTTGCGCGGATCTATCCAAAGCAAGAAACGCAGGATATGAAGGGGACGTTTGCGGCTAA
- a CDS encoding ATP-dependent Clp protease ATP-binding subunit, whose protein sequence is MLEFTKRAKRVINEIAQDEAKRLGSDYIGPEHILLGLLKEEDSVAIKILNNLNINLNELRKEVERRTREASGALLMDVAGGQDRYQKIIELSKEEAKRLKHNYVGTEHILLALLRDNNNIAGGALYSFSVNYNVIKSEILRLLGAPPTSSVGVSSAAQTGPQGTQPRQEKTKTPILDEFARDLTQLARDKKLDPVVGRAIEIQRVIQILSRKTKNNPVLVGESGVGKTAIVEGLALAIVEKSVPDLLFEKRVLSLDLASLIAGTKYRGEFEERLKKIMKEITSSTNIIIFIDELHTLIGAGAAEGAVDAANILKPALARGELQCIGATTSAEYRKYIEKDSALERRFQVVKVAEPSVDDAIQILQGLKKAYEAHHKVRYSDKALEQSVKLSHRYINDRYLPDKAIDIIDEAGAKARLANCARPQTIKDLEEEIKSLATKKEELVRAQEYEKAAGVRDDVNRKKQAMEEKIRSWQEKMEDFAVNIEEDDILSVISLWTGIPLEKMEESESDKLLRLEDELKKRVVGQGEAIEKIAKAVRRARTGFKSERRPTGSFIFLGPTGVGKTELAKALANFLFGNDDAMLRVDMSEYMEPHAVSRLIGAPPGYVGYDDGGQLTEFVRKRPYSIILLDEIEKAHHDIFNILLQIMEEGNLTDTKGRKVNFRDTIIIMTSNIGAKEIQAGGRLGFEDRKDEALKYKSDQTRDQLKKYFNPEFLNRVDEVIYFGSLTKENIMSIIDIMVIDTNKRFHEKTIQVSITQAAKDHIMDIGYDEKFGARPLRRVFQRELEDHMAVQTLKGAYKEPTKIEIDFKEGKLDFVETPWTDYKPADTKAGGDDNSSGNPERSEEIALV, encoded by the coding sequence ATGCTGGAATTTACTAAAAGAGCCAAAAGAGTCATCAACGAGATTGCTCAGGATGAGGCCAAGCGTCTTGGTAGCGACTATATCGGACCGGAGCATATTCTGCTCGGACTTCTTAAGGAAGAAGATTCGGTCGCTATCAAAATCCTGAACAACCTCAACATTAACCTCAACGAATTGCGTAAAGAGGTGGAAAGAAGAACGCGCGAAGCTTCCGGAGCATTGCTCATGGACGTCGCCGGAGGTCAGGATCGATATCAAAAAATTATCGAACTTTCCAAAGAAGAAGCAAAACGTCTCAAACACAATTATGTGGGAACGGAACACATCCTTCTTGCGTTGTTGAGAGATAACAACAACATCGCGGGCGGAGCGCTTTATTCTTTTAGCGTAAATTATAATGTTATAAAGAGCGAAATCTTACGTTTGCTCGGAGCTCCTCCAACAAGCTCCGTCGGAGTAAGTTCCGCCGCTCAAACCGGTCCGCAAGGAACTCAACCTCGTCAGGAGAAAACCAAAACTCCGATCTTGGACGAGTTCGCACGCGACCTCACTCAACTTGCCAGAGATAAAAAACTGGATCCGGTTGTGGGAAGAGCGATTGAAATTCAAAGAGTGATTCAAATTCTTTCCAGAAAAACGAAAAACAATCCCGTTCTCGTTGGAGAATCCGGTGTCGGTAAAACCGCGATTGTGGAAGGACTTGCACTTGCGATCGTTGAGAAAAGTGTTCCCGATCTTTTATTCGAAAAGAGAGTTCTTTCTTTGGATCTCGCGTCTTTGATCGCGGGAACAAAATACAGAGGAGAATTCGAAGAACGTCTGAAAAAGATCATGAAGGAAATCACTTCCTCCACGAACATCATCATCTTTATCGACGAGCTTCACACTCTAATCGGAGCAGGGGCCGCTGAAGGAGCCGTTGACGCGGCGAATATTCTCAAGCCCGCTCTTGCGAGAGGAGAACTCCAGTGTATCGGCGCGACTACAAGCGCGGAATATCGTAAGTATATCGAAAAAGATTCCGCTTTGGAAAGAAGATTCCAAGTCGTGAAAGTTGCGGAACCTTCCGTGGACGACGCGATTCAGATTCTCCAGGGATTGAAAAAAGCGTACGAGGCTCACCACAAAGTGAGATACTCCGATAAGGCTTTGGAGCAATCCGTGAAACTTTCTCACAGATATATCAATGATCGTTATCTACCTGATAAGGCGATCGATATCATCGACGAGGCCGGAGCGAAAGCGCGTTTGGCGAACTGTGCTCGTCCTCAAACGATCAAGGATCTCGAAGAGGAAATCAAATCTCTCGCGACCAAAAAAGAAGAATTGGTCCGCGCTCAAGAATACGAAAAAGCCGCCGGAGTTCGCGACGATGTGAACCGGAAAAAACAGGCTATGGAAGAAAAGATTCGTTCTTGGCAAGAGAAGATGGAAGACTTCGCGGTCAACATCGAGGAAGACGATATTCTTTCCGTAATCTCATTATGGACAGGAATTCCTTTGGAAAAAATGGAAGAATCCGAATCCGATAAACTTCTCAGACTCGAAGACGAACTCAAAAAACGCGTCGTTGGTCAGGGAGAAGCGATCGAAAAAATCGCAAAAGCGGTTCGTCGTGCAAGAACCGGATTCAAGAGCGAAAGACGTCCTACCGGATCTTTCATCTTCTTGGGACCTACGGGAGTCGGTAAGACCGAGCTTGCAAAAGCTCTTGCGAACTTCCTCTTCGGAAACGACGACGCGATGCTTCGTGTGGATATGTCCGAATACATGGAACCGCACGCGGTCAGCCGTTTGATCGGAGCGCCTCCCGGTTACGTTGGTTATGATGACGGAGGTCAGTTGACCGAGTTCGTCAGAAAAAGACCTTACTCCATTATTCTTTTGGATGAGATTGAAAAAGCGCACCACGACATTTTCAACATTCTCCTTCAAATCATGGAAGAGGGAAATCTGACCGATACGAAAGGACGCAAGGTCAACTTCAGAGATACGATCATCATCATGACTTCCAATATCGGCGCGAAAGAAATTCAAGCCGGTGGAAGACTCGGATTCGAGGATCGTAAAGACGAAGCTTTGAAATACAAGTCCGATCAAACCCGCGATCAGTTGAAGAAATACTTCAACCCGGAATTTCTGAACCGTGTGGACGAAGTCATCTACTTCGGATCTCTCACCAAAGAGAATATCATGTCCATCATCGATATTATGGTGATCGATACGAACAAAAGATTCCATGAAAAGACGATCCAAGTGTCCATCACTCAGGCCGCTAAGGATCATATCATGGATATCGGTTACGATGAGAAGTTCGGCGCGAGACCGCTTCGGAGAGTTTTCCAAAGAGAACTCGAAGATCACATGGCGGTTCAGACGCTCAAAGGCGCTTACAAGGAACCTACTAAAATCGAGATCGATTTCAAAGAAGGCAAACTGGACTTTGTGGAAACTCCGTGGACCGATTACAAACCGGCTGATACAAAAGCCGGAGGAGACGACAATTCTTCCGGTAATCCCGAAAGGTCGGAAGAGATTGCCTTAGTCTAA
- a CDS encoding ABC transporter ATP-binding protein, with translation MSLIKVRNLVKNYHILDKEFKILDHLDLDVEEGEIVSVEGKSGIGKSTLLNILGSMDSSDSGEVSVCGVSLDQISENGKERFRAEKVSFIFQHHLLLPDFTALENVSIPLLINGVQPGKARQLSIEMLDRVGLKDRHENFPSQLSGGESARVGVARALVAGKKLVLADEPTGNLDRENSRNLMALILELQRELRFSMVIVTHDMELASLAHKRNQMAGGKLQPIS, from the coding sequence GTGAGTCTGATCAAAGTAAGAAATTTAGTAAAAAATTATCATATTCTCGATAAGGAATTTAAGATTCTCGATCATCTCGATCTCGATGTCGAAGAAGGTGAGATCGTTTCCGTGGAAGGAAAGTCCGGAATCGGGAAATCCACTCTTCTGAACATCTTGGGTTCTATGGATTCTTCCGATAGCGGAGAAGTCAGCGTTTGTGGAGTTTCCCTCGATCAAATTTCCGAAAACGGAAAAGAAAGATTTAGAGCGGAGAAGGTTTCCTTTATCTTTCAACATCATCTTCTTCTTCCGGATTTTACCGCGTTGGAAAACGTAAGCATTCCTCTTCTGATCAACGGTGTTCAACCGGGAAAGGCGAGACAACTTTCGATCGAGATGTTGGATCGTGTGGGTCTTAAGGATCGTCATGAAAATTTTCCTTCTCAGCTTTCGGGCGGAGAAAGTGCGAGGGTGGGAGTTGCGCGCGCGCTCGTTGCCGGAAAGAAACTCGTTCTTGCCGACGAACCTACCGGAAACTTGGATCGTGAGAATTCCCGCAATCTGATGGCCTTAATTTTGGAACTTCAAAGAGAACTTCGTTTTTCCATGGTGATCGTAACACACGATATGGAACTGGCATCGCTCGCTCACAAAAGAAACCAGATGGCTGGCGGAAAGCTCCAACCGATTTCTTAA
- a CDS encoding tetratricopeptide repeat protein encodes MFSSQVFAQTGEEYSLALKEYENRNYEKSLEIIRALHDKGGRSYESHYLAGHCHFALGRTKSAGTHWSEALSIKPGDAAVSLDYARYLLNNGREDDGLQVIARAYELNPRNKDIRLLFGTALLYNGKARDALSITEKLKAEDSNDYRPLVLEGQIYYYLGSIEKAEVSLKWANSLVPNNANVLNNLALVYEKASNQENKKGKLNSAKNYLNSAKEQIESALKLEPENSHFKDNLRRIEAKLNALSNS; translated from the coding sequence ATGTTTTCCTCCCAAGTTTTCGCACAGACCGGGGAAGAATATTCTCTCGCGTTAAAGGAATACGAGAATCGCAACTACGAAAAATCCTTGGAGATAATACGCGCTCTTCACGATAAGGGCGGACGTTCTTACGAATCTCACTATTTGGCCGGACATTGTCATTTCGCTTTAGGTAGAACTAAATCCGCGGGAACACATTGGTCCGAAGCGCTTTCCATCAAACCGGGCGACGCGGCGGTCAGCTTGGATTATGCAAGATATCTTTTGAATAACGGAAGAGAAGACGACGGTCTGCAAGTAATCGCTCGCGCTTACGAACTCAATCCTCGCAATAAAGACATTCGTCTTCTTTTTGGAACCGCGCTTCTTTATAACGGAAAAGCGAGAGACGCGTTGAGCATCACCGAAAAATTAAAAGCCGAAGATTCGAACGACTATCGTCCTCTCGTTTTGGAAGGTCAGATTTATTATTATCTCGGAAGTATAGAAAAGGCCGAGGTGAGTTTAAAATGGGCGAACTCACTCGTTCCGAACAACGCGAACGTATTGAACAATCTCGCGCTCGTTTATGAAAAGGCTTCCAATCAAGAAAACAAAAAGGGCAAGTTGAACAGCGCGAAGAATTATCTGAACTCCGCAAAAGAACAGATCGAATCGGCGCTCAAACTCGAACCCGAAAATTCTCACTTTAAAGATAACTTAAGAAGAATCGAAGCAAAACTCAATGCTCTCTCCAATAGCTGA